From a single Brassica rapa cultivar Chiifu-401-42 chromosome A01, CAAS_Brap_v3.01, whole genome shotgun sequence genomic region:
- the LOC103855909 gene encoding uncharacterized protein LOC103855909, with translation MGFLKKLAGVFGFGQEAVKNEEDDTVIDSGDGDKRRENNQPRFRETGQPRKGFGVPVQVAVERSQLGPVLQPCSAGDGGIQGLRWYTKRSRVDEDGDVADEFLEEGDNPTNAEDDHSSKTMPRLEAKRKTKPAKVRRLVVSSDGKLKQCIEHQGRLFIV, from the exons ATGGGGTTCTTAAAGAAGCTCGCGGGCGTGTTTGGATTTGGGCAGGAAGCTGTAAAGAATGAGGAAGACGATACAGTCATCGATTCCGGCGACGGAGATAAGCGGCGGGAGAATAATCAGCCGAGATTTCGTGAAACCGGACAACCCAGGAAAGGATTTGGAGTTCCGGTTCAAGTCGCCGTCGAAAGGTCTCAACTTGgtcctgttcttcagccttgcTCCGCCGGAGACGGTGGTattcag GGACTAAGGTGGTATACAAAACGGTCAAGGGTTGATGAAGATGGAGATGTCGCGGATGAGTTTTTGGAAGAGGGAGACAACCCGACAAACGCAGAAGATGATCATAGCTCTAAGACAATGCCAAGGCTTGAGGCGAAACGCAAAACAAAACCTGCTAAAGTAAGAAGACTGGTTGTGTCTTCTGATGGTAAACTCAAGCAATGCATTGAACATCAAGGAAGATTATTTATAGTATGA
- the LOC103855918 gene encoding NAC domain-containing protein 71 isoform X1, which translates to MQMGSSSLPPGFRFHPTDQELIGYYLSRKIEGLEIELEVIPVIDLYKFDPWELPDKSFLPNRDMEWFFFCPRDKKYPNGFRTNRATKAGYWKPTGKDRKITCRSSGVITGYRKTLVFYEGRAPLGERTNWFMHEYRLNHDDLSQKSPKFKGAFALCRVVKKNQLKTKTLKNKNEQAVGSGCSSLATSPCRDGTMQFQSFSPSSSTTYKSSSMWISPDFILDSSKDYPQIQEIASEYFPNFHFPVNAANHHVGLRESSSYLNADQDIDQSMQTGYWPNYEYDQTGSFGYSNLF; encoded by the exons ATGCAAATGGGAAGTTCATCTTTACCTCCAGGATTTAGATTCCATCCAACAGATCAGGAGCTCATAGGCTATTATTTAAGTAGAAAGATAGAAGGTCTTGAGATCGAGCTTGAAGTCATTCCTGTTATCGATTTATACAAATTCGATCCTTGGGAGTTACCAg ATAAGTCTTTCCTTCCAAACAGAGATATGGAATGGTTCTTTTTCTGTCCTAGGGACAAAAAGTATCCAAACGGTTTCCGAACCAATAGGGCTACAAAAGCCGGATACTGGAAACCGACCGGTAAAGACCGGAAAATCACCTGTAGATCGTCGGGTGTTATAACCGGATACCGGAAAACACTAGTTTTCTACGAAGGTCGTGCCCCATTGGGCGAGAGAACTAACTGGTTCATGCATGAATATCGTCTAAATCATGACGATCTTTCTCAAAAATCACCAAAATTCAAG GGAGCTTTCGCATTATGTCGTGTAGTTAAGAAGAACCAACTTAAGACTAAAaccttgaaaaataaaaatgaacaaGCAGTTGGCTCCGGTTGCTCTAGCCttgcgacttctccctgtcgagATGGAACGATGCAGTTTCAATCATTCAGCCCGTCTTCTTCTACTACATACAAATCTTCTAGCATGTGGATATCTCCTGATTTCATCCTTGATTCCTCCAAG GATTATCCTCAAATTCAGGAGATTGCTTCTGAGTACTTTCCCAACTTTCATTTTCCAGTCAATGCAGCCAACCATCACGTGGGACTTCGCGAGAGTTCTTCTTATTTGAACGCTGATCAGGACATTGACCAATCAATGCAAACTGGTTACTGGCCAAATTATGAATACGACCAAACGGGTTCATTCGGTTACTCAAACCTTTTCTAG
- the LOC103855918 gene encoding NAC domain-containing protein 71 isoform X2, with amino-acid sequence MQMGSSSLPPGFRFHPTDQELIGYYLSRKIEGLEIELEVIPVIDLYKFDPWELPDKSFLPNRDMEWFFFCPRDKKYPNGFRTNRATKAGYWKPTGKDRKITCRSSGVITGYRKTLVFYEGRAPLGERTNWFMHEYRLNHDDLSQKSPKFKGAFALCRVVKKNQLKTKTLKNKNEQAVGSGCSSLATSPCRDGTMQFQSFSPSSSTTYKSSSMWISPDFILDSSKSMQPTITWDFARVLLI; translated from the exons ATGCAAATGGGAAGTTCATCTTTACCTCCAGGATTTAGATTCCATCCAACAGATCAGGAGCTCATAGGCTATTATTTAAGTAGAAAGATAGAAGGTCTTGAGATCGAGCTTGAAGTCATTCCTGTTATCGATTTATACAAATTCGATCCTTGGGAGTTACCAg ATAAGTCTTTCCTTCCAAACAGAGATATGGAATGGTTCTTTTTCTGTCCTAGGGACAAAAAGTATCCAAACGGTTTCCGAACCAATAGGGCTACAAAAGCCGGATACTGGAAACCGACCGGTAAAGACCGGAAAATCACCTGTAGATCGTCGGGTGTTATAACCGGATACCGGAAAACACTAGTTTTCTACGAAGGTCGTGCCCCATTGGGCGAGAGAACTAACTGGTTCATGCATGAATATCGTCTAAATCATGACGATCTTTCTCAAAAATCACCAAAATTCAAG GGAGCTTTCGCATTATGTCGTGTAGTTAAGAAGAACCAACTTAAGACTAAAaccttgaaaaataaaaatgaacaaGCAGTTGGCTCCGGTTGCTCTAGCCttgcgacttctccctgtcgagATGGAACGATGCAGTTTCAATCATTCAGCCCGTCTTCTTCTACTACATACAAATCTTCTAGCATGTGGATATCTCCTGATTTCATCCTTGATTCCTCCAAG TCAATGCAGCCAACCATCACGTGGGACTTCGCGAGAGTTCTTCTTATTTGA